A window from Sinanaerobacter sp. ZZT-01 encodes these proteins:
- a CDS encoding YkgJ family cysteine cluster protein: MDKQDYIDSIYNNIIGPDDTFEFGCKQCGNCCRTRADPIMLTGYDLFNIAKATNLTLIEAMVKYTECISGADSRLPVVILTERLDGSCKLLRKGKCMIQQDKPLVCRLYPLGRLFDGKQYSYFTQDACKGEGQKIKLKDWLNEFNILDYDEASILWGKLVYGAALYMQKLLKENSEKVEAFQKSCLYAFYCSHDLDLSIEENLKRSISYLQEKYEGFKIE, from the coding sequence ATGGACAAACAAGATTATATAGATAGTATCTATAACAATATTATAGGACCAGACGACACCTTTGAATTTGGGTGTAAACAATGTGGAAATTGTTGTAGAACCAGAGCAGACCCAATTATGCTTACGGGTTATGACCTGTTCAACATTGCAAAAGCAACTAACTTAACTCTGATTGAAGCAATGGTAAAATACACTGAATGTATTTCAGGTGCAGATTCAAGGCTGCCAGTTGTAATTTTAACAGAAAGACTTGATGGTAGTTGTAAACTTCTTAGAAAAGGAAAATGTATGATTCAGCAAGATAAGCCTTTAGTTTGTAGACTCTATCCTTTGGGAAGGTTGTTTGATGGTAAGCAGTACTCTTACTTCACACAAGATGCTTGTAAGGGTGAGGGTCAGAAAATTAAGCTGAAGGATTGGTTGAATGAATTTAATATTCTTGATTATGATGAAGCAAGCATTCTATGGGGCAAGCTGGTTTATGGTGCAGCCTTGTATATGCAAAAACTTCTCAAAGAAAACTCTGAAAAGGTAGAAGCTTTTCAAAAATCTTGTCTTTATGCTTTTTACTGCTCACATGATTTAGACCTTTCAATCGAGGAAAATTTGAAAAGAAGTATAAGCTATTTACAAGAAAAATATGAAGGGTTCAAAATAGAGTAA
- a CDS encoding ParA family protein, with translation MGKIICIANQKGGVGKTTLTANIGAALTLEGKTVLLVDLDAQCSLTMSFGYDPNNFDNSIVTVLDNPSKVGQAIFETDVENLSILPASTMLITVDSNLISKRDRYERLKKALDKVKPLFDYILIDCSPALSTITINALVVADYILTPAETKIASHFSLDAFVSTIETMKAVRNPNLQSLGVVATMYNCQANEDKEVLASIQTNNVLLGVIKRTTAVSSAVKKGLPCVLVNRRTVVAQEFRTITNKIIEKVEG, from the coding sequence TTGGGTAAAATAATTTGTATTGCAAACCAGAAGGGTGGGGTTGGAAAAACCACCCTAACTGCAAACATTGGAGCTGCTTTAACATTAGAGGGTAAGACAGTACTCTTAGTGGATTTGGATGCTCAGTGTTCTTTAACAATGTCCTTTGGGTATGACCCAAATAATTTTGATAATTCTATTGTAACTGTGCTTGATAACCCTTCTAAGGTGGGGCAAGCAATTTTTGAAACAGATGTTGAAAATCTAAGTATTCTTCCTGCATCCACTATGCTTATAACAGTAGATTCTAATCTTATAAGTAAAAGAGACAGGTATGAAAGATTGAAAAAAGCTTTAGACAAGGTTAAACCTCTATTTGACTACATTTTGATTGATTGTTCGCCAGCACTTTCTACTATAACAATTAATGCTCTTGTAGTAGCAGATTATATCCTAACTCCTGCTGAAACAAAAATTGCTTCTCATTTTAGTTTAGATGCATTTGTTTCAACGATTGAAACAATGAAAGCAGTCAGAAACCCCAATTTACAATCGTTGGGTGTGGTAGCAACAATGTATAACTGTCAGGCTAACGAGGATAAGGAAGTTTTAGCAAGTATTCAGACCAATAATGTTCTTTTAGGGGTCATTAAAAGAACAACTGCTGTATCTTCTGCTGTGAAAAAAGGACTTCCCTGTGTTTTAGTAAATAGGCGAACTGTTGTGGCTCAGGAATTTCGTACTATTACAAACAAGATTATTGAGAAAGTTGAGGGTTAA